The Frondihabitans australicus genome includes a region encoding these proteins:
- a CDS encoding VIT1/CCC1 transporter family protein, translating to MTDSTASYVAHDGEEHDGNLAGRLNWLRAGVLGANDGIVSVAAIVVGVAGATPATAPIATAGVAALVGGAISMALGEYVSVSSQRDTQRALIEKERRELADDPDVELEELTGLYEERGLSRSTAELVARELTEHDALRAHLSIELGIDEDDVVSPWRAAGASALAFTIGALLPLLAILLPPAAARVPVTFAAVLVALALTGRISARLGGGSALRAVVRVVAGGVLALAATFAIGTLLHTGGLA from the coding sequence ATGACGGATTCGACCGCGTCGTACGTCGCCCACGACGGCGAAGAGCACGACGGCAACCTCGCCGGCCGACTGAACTGGCTGCGCGCCGGGGTCCTCGGAGCGAACGACGGGATCGTGTCGGTGGCCGCGATCGTCGTCGGCGTGGCCGGCGCGACGCCCGCCACGGCGCCGATCGCGACCGCCGGCGTCGCCGCCCTGGTCGGCGGCGCCATCTCGATGGCCCTCGGCGAGTACGTCTCCGTGAGCAGCCAGCGCGACACGCAGCGCGCGCTCATCGAGAAGGAGCGCCGAGAGCTCGCCGACGATCCCGACGTGGAGCTCGAGGAGCTGACCGGCCTCTACGAGGAGCGCGGGCTCAGCCGTTCCACGGCCGAGCTCGTCGCCCGCGAGCTCACGGAGCACGACGCCCTCCGTGCACATCTCTCGATCGAGCTCGGCATCGACGAGGACGACGTGGTGAGCCCCTGGCGTGCGGCCGGTGCCTCGGCGCTGGCGTTCACCATCGGCGCCCTGCTGCCCCTCCTGGCGATCCTGCTGCCACCCGCGGCCGCGCGCGTGCCCGTCACCTTCGCCGCCGTCCTCGTCGCGCTGGCCCTGACCGGCCGGATCTCCGCCCGCCTGGGCGGCGGCTCGGCCCTCCGAGCGGTCGTCCGCGTCGTCGCGGGAGGCGTGCTCGCCCTGGCGGCGACGTTCGCGATCGGCACGCTGCTGCACACGGGCGGTCTCGCGTGA
- a CDS encoding response regulator transcription factor: MSRILVVDDDPEMRELVAASLADEGHDVTAVGDGVAALIEAGRRTFDAAAVDVMLPEMTGFEICRRLRESGRTFPVILVTARDAVDDRIFGLDSGADDYLTKPFSLAELNARIRAQLRRQATVPTAPAMVEAGDVQLDTTAVRARIGGRTVAFSVKEFSLLRFLLVEAPEPVTRAAILTEVWGSAEHFDPTIVDQYVSYVRRKLAGAASTVTIATVRGVGYRAEAPE, encoded by the coding sequence ATGAGCAGGATCCTCGTCGTCGACGACGATCCCGAGATGCGCGAGCTCGTCGCCGCGAGCCTCGCCGACGAGGGCCACGACGTCACAGCCGTCGGCGACGGGGTCGCCGCCCTCATCGAGGCGGGCCGACGGACGTTCGACGCCGCGGCCGTCGACGTGATGCTGCCCGAGATGACCGGGTTCGAGATCTGCCGGAGGCTGCGGGAGAGCGGGCGGACGTTCCCGGTGATCCTGGTGACGGCCCGCGACGCGGTCGACGACCGCATCTTCGGGCTCGACTCGGGGGCCGACGACTACCTCACGAAGCCGTTCTCGCTGGCCGAGCTGAACGCGCGGATCCGCGCCCAGCTGCGACGGCAGGCGACCGTCCCGACGGCGCCCGCCATGGTCGAGGCGGGCGACGTGCAGCTCGACACGACCGCAGTTCGGGCGCGCATCGGCGGGCGGACCGTCGCGTTCAGCGTGAAGGAGTTCTCGCTCCTCCGCTTCCTGCTCGTCGAAGCGCCCGAGCCGGTCACCCGAGCCGCGATCCTCACCGAGGTCTGGGGCTCGGCCGAGCACTTCGACCCGACCATCGTCGACCAGTACGTCAGCTACGTCCGCCGGAAGCTCGCCGGCGCGGCATCGACCGTCACCATCGCGACGGTCCGGGGCGTGGGCTACCGGGCCGAGGCTCCGGAGTGA
- a CDS encoding sensor histidine kinase, giving the protein MTPSAWPIRVRITLGSLLVAGIVLAGVAGLMAFQIRSTTNQSETTLANSDIAPYIADLRNNPGEKPDTPSSGILVAIRAESGAFLLNTLPTGLQRNLDDRDLHDRDFVRLPGAASDAQAPTRRVSSGGTTYVVVERHLATSHGDYTLWGARSTASGDLTIAALDRSLALGLVLALAGFGAAAWLLTTLSLRPVRRMAQSAERLSRDDTGQSLPVPPGRDELATLGRTLNAFIDRLRRSADHERQMVSDASHELRTPLAALTARLERAHRSAGDAAALEREIDAAQTSVARLTELTTVLLELSRLDAPGEASTVGTRAQEQAETAPPESLVAELLESVDRARVSDGHGSVTIDFEVPDSTDDGMRYDIAPAAFGRIADNLLSNAVTFSPEQGTVTVVLDQRDDGALHLVVRDEGPGVPGDFLPIAFDRFTRADESRRRIRGGSGLGLALVRGLAVRAGGEARLANAAGGGAEAIVILPATTSNNM; this is encoded by the coding sequence GTGACGCCGTCGGCCTGGCCGATCCGCGTGAGGATCACCCTCGGCAGCCTTCTCGTAGCGGGGATCGTCCTCGCGGGCGTCGCCGGTCTCATGGCGTTCCAGATCCGCTCCACGACGAACCAGAGCGAGACGACTCTCGCGAACAGCGACATCGCCCCATACATCGCCGATCTCCGCAACAATCCGGGTGAGAAGCCCGACACGCCGTCGTCCGGAATCCTCGTCGCGATTCGCGCCGAGTCGGGCGCCTTCCTCCTGAACACCCTGCCGACCGGCCTCCAGCGGAATCTCGACGACCGCGACCTGCACGACCGCGACTTCGTGCGGCTTCCCGGTGCGGCGAGCGACGCCCAGGCCCCGACCCGGCGCGTGTCGAGCGGCGGAACGACCTACGTCGTCGTCGAGCGGCACCTGGCGACCTCGCACGGCGACTACACGCTGTGGGGCGCTCGCAGCACCGCGTCGGGCGATCTCACGATCGCGGCCCTCGACCGGTCGCTCGCTCTCGGACTCGTTCTGGCGCTGGCGGGATTCGGCGCGGCCGCGTGGCTGCTGACCACGCTCTCGCTGCGGCCCGTGCGCCGGATGGCGCAGTCGGCCGAACGCCTCAGCCGCGACGACACCGGGCAGTCGCTGCCGGTCCCTCCCGGGCGCGACGAGCTGGCCACCCTGGGGCGGACCCTCAACGCCTTCATCGACCGGCTCCGCAGAAGCGCCGACCACGAACGGCAGATGGTGTCCGACGCCAGCCACGAGCTGCGCACGCCGCTCGCCGCCCTCACGGCGCGACTCGAGCGCGCCCACCGGTCGGCGGGCGACGCCGCCGCACTCGAACGCGAGATCGACGCGGCGCAGACGTCGGTCGCCCGCCTCACCGAGCTGACGACCGTGCTGCTCGAGCTGTCGCGCCTCGACGCACCCGGCGAGGCGTCGACGGTGGGGACGAGGGCGCAGGAGCAGGCGGAGACCGCCCCGCCCGAGAGTCTCGTGGCCGAGCTCCTGGAGTCCGTCGATCGCGCCCGCGTCAGCGACGGCCACGGGTCGGTGACGATCGACTTCGAGGTGCCCGACTCGACCGACGACGGGATGCGGTACGACATCGCCCCGGCGGCGTTCGGACGGATCGCCGACAACCTGCTGTCGAACGCGGTGACCTTCAGCCCGGAGCAGGGGACCGTGACCGTGGTGCTCGATCAGCGGGACGACGGCGCCCTGCACCTGGTCGTCCGCGACGAGGGCCCGGGCGTTCCGGGCGACTTCCTGCCGATCGCCTTCGACCGATTCACTCGGGCGGACGAGTCGCGTCGCCGGATCCGCGGCGGGAGCGGCCTCGGCCTGGCGCTCGTGCGCGGTCTGGCCGTGCGCGCCGGTGGCGAGGCTCGTCTCGCGAACGCCGCCGGCGGTGGCGCGGAGGCGATCGTGATTCTTCCCGCGACGACCTCGAACAACATGTGA